Proteins encoded in a region of the Frondihabitans sp. 762G35 genome:
- the dapD gene encoding 2,3,4,5-tetrahydropyridine-2,6-dicarboxylate N-succinyltransferase, with product MSLDDTAHAPTHAWGYGLATIASDGTVLDTWFREPHLGAFPDDRDPDIAPADVDALSGEDARRRVRLEPVTVRIDLAAAPASTPDAYLRLHLLSHLLVKPNTINLDGVFGALPIVAWTTAGPVHPDDLTALRPTLQRAGIAVSGIDKFPRLLDYVVPERVRIADASRVRLGAHLAPGTTVMHEGFVNYNAGTLGASMVEGRISQGVVVGDGSDIGGGASIMGTLSGGGTQRVQIGQRALLGANSGVGISIGDDTVVEAGLYVTAGTKVVLVGQAAHTDGRPQTVKAVELSGRPGLLFRRNSLTGAVEVLQRKGFGVTLNEQLHA from the coding sequence ATGAGCCTCGACGACACCGCCCACGCCCCCACGCACGCCTGGGGCTACGGCCTCGCGACGATCGCCTCGGACGGCACCGTCCTCGACACCTGGTTCCGCGAGCCGCACCTCGGCGCCTTTCCCGACGACCGCGACCCCGACATCGCGCCGGCCGACGTCGACGCCCTCTCCGGGGAGGACGCCCGTCGTCGGGTCCGGCTCGAGCCGGTGACGGTCCGGATCGACCTGGCCGCGGCTCCTGCGTCCACCCCCGACGCCTACCTGCGGCTGCACCTGCTCAGCCACCTCCTCGTCAAGCCCAACACCATCAACCTCGACGGGGTCTTCGGGGCCCTGCCCATCGTGGCGTGGACCACCGCGGGCCCGGTGCACCCCGACGACCTCACCGCGCTCCGACCGACGCTGCAGCGCGCCGGCATCGCGGTCAGCGGCATCGACAAGTTCCCCCGGCTGCTCGACTACGTCGTCCCGGAGCGCGTGCGCATCGCGGATGCGTCGCGGGTCCGTCTGGGCGCGCACCTCGCTCCGGGCACGACCGTGATGCACGAGGGCTTCGTCAACTACAACGCGGGCACGCTCGGCGCCTCGATGGTCGAGGGCCGGATCTCGCAGGGCGTCGTCGTCGGCGACGGCAGCGACATCGGCGGGGGCGCGTCGATCATGGGCACGCTCTCGGGCGGCGGCACCCAGCGCGTCCAGATCGGCCAGCGGGCTCTCCTCGGCGCCAACTCCGGCGTCGGCATCTCGATCGGCGACGACACCGTGGTGGAGGCGGGCCTCTACGTCACGGCGGGCACGAAGGTGGTCCTCGTGGGCCAGGCGGCGCACACCGACGGGCGTCCTCAGACGGTCAAGGCCGTCGAGCTCTCGGGGCGTCCCGGGCTCCTCTTCCGGCGCAACTCCCTGACGGGAGCCGTCGAGGTGCTTCAGCGCAAGGGCTTCGGCGTCACGCTCAACGAGCAGCTCCACGCCTGA
- the dapE gene encoding succinyl-diaminopimelate desuccinylase yields MPALDVTATSIDLTRQLCDIASVSGDEKTVADEIWATLSGLPHLDLFRDGDAIVARTNLGRDKRVVIAGHIDTVPINGNVPTRSETIDGVDYLWGRGTVDMKAGCAVALKLAVEVTDPVVDITWVWYDHEEVSDALNGLGRLSRLHPETLAADFAILMEPSNSSVEGGCNGNLRAEIRTRGLRSHSARSWIGENAIHRAAPILDALAAYEPRSVEVDGLVYREGLNAVGITGGVAGNVIPDECMVHINYRFAPSRSAEEAVAHIQELFGDYEVEIVDLAQGARPGLDAPLAQQFLAAVGGEAKPKYGWTDVARFAGLGIPAVNYGPGDPQKAHADDERVALHQITDCERGLRAWLTA; encoded by the coding sequence ATGCCAGCTCTCGACGTCACCGCCACCTCGATCGATCTCACCCGTCAGCTCTGCGACATCGCGTCGGTGTCGGGCGACGAGAAGACCGTCGCCGACGAGATCTGGGCGACCCTGTCGGGCCTTCCGCACCTCGATCTCTTCCGTGACGGAGACGCGATCGTGGCGCGGACGAACCTGGGGCGCGACAAGCGCGTGGTCATCGCCGGTCACATCGACACGGTGCCGATCAACGGCAACGTCCCGACCCGCTCCGAGACGATCGACGGCGTCGACTACCTCTGGGGGCGAGGCACGGTCGACATGAAGGCGGGCTGCGCCGTCGCGCTCAAGCTCGCCGTCGAGGTCACCGATCCCGTGGTCGACATCACCTGGGTCTGGTACGACCACGAGGAGGTCTCCGACGCTCTCAACGGGCTCGGCCGTCTCTCGCGACTCCACCCCGAGACCCTCGCGGCCGACTTCGCCATCCTGATGGAGCCGAGCAACTCCAGCGTCGAGGGCGGCTGCAACGGCAACCTCCGCGCCGAGATCCGCACCCGGGGCCTGCGGTCGCACAGCGCCCGCTCCTGGATCGGCGAGAACGCGATCCACAGGGCGGCGCCCATCCTCGACGCGCTGGCCGCCTACGAGCCGCGCTCCGTCGAGGTCGACGGCCTCGTGTACCGCGAGGGACTCAACGCGGTCGGTATCACCGGCGGGGTCGCGGGCAACGTGATCCCCGACGAGTGCATGGTCCACATCAACTACCGCTTCGCCCCCAGCCGGAGCGCCGAGGAGGCCGTCGCCCACATCCAGGAGCTCTTCGGCGACTACGAGGTCGAGATCGTCGACCTGGCCCAGGGGGCCCGTCCGGGTCTCGACGCCCCGCTGGCCCAGCAGTTCCTCGCGGCGGTCGGCGGCGAGGCCAAGCCGAAGTACGGCTGGACCGACGTCGCGCGCTTCGCCGGCCTCGGCATCCCGGCGGTCAACTACGGCCCGGGCGACCCTCAGAAGGCGCACGCCGACGACGAGCGGGTCGCGCTGCACCAGATCACCGACTGCGAGCGCGGACTCCGGGCGTGGCTGACGGCCTGA
- a CDS encoding DUF3117 domain-containing protein, producing MAAMKPRTGDGPMEAVKEGRLIIVRVPLEGGGRLVVSVNDDEAKELHDALAGVVSAAS from the coding sequence ATGGCAGCCATGAAGCCGAGGACCGGCGACGGACCAATGGAGGCCGTCAAGGAGGGTCGGCTCATCATCGTTCGAGTTCCGCTCGAGGGTGGAGGGCGCCTCGTGGTGTCAGTCAACGACGACGAAGCCAAGGAGCTTCACGACGCCCTCGCGGGTGTCGTGTCCGCAGCCTCCTGA
- a CDS encoding O-methyltransferase, with product MPHKESSWKFAEELVTESDAIGLARQHSLEAGVETVSPGVGAQLAVTTALIGAKSMIEIGTGLGVSGLWLLQGAPEATLTSIDVEIDHQQAARETFALAGVPANRVRLITGRAADVLPRMNENSYDVVLVDADPEGVIEYVEHGLRLARTGGVVLVAHALWNGRVANPAAREPVTTGFRTLLTEVSTSPAVISSLSTAGDGLLQLVKR from the coding sequence GTGCCACACAAAGAGTCCAGTTGGAAGTTCGCCGAAGAACTGGTCACCGAGAGCGACGCCATCGGTCTCGCCCGCCAGCACTCCCTCGAAGCCGGGGTCGAGACCGTGTCTCCCGGCGTCGGAGCGCAGCTCGCCGTCACGACCGCCCTCATCGGGGCCAAGAGCATGATCGAGATCGGGACGGGCCTCGGTGTCTCGGGCCTGTGGCTCCTGCAGGGAGCGCCGGAGGCCACGCTGACCTCCATCGACGTCGAGATCGATCACCAGCAGGCCGCCCGCGAGACGTTCGCCCTCGCCGGCGTCCCCGCGAACCGCGTCCGCCTCATCACCGGGCGGGCCGCCGATGTCCTTCCGCGGATGAACGAGAACTCCTACGACGTCGTCCTGGTGGACGCCGACCCGGAGGGCGTCATCGAGTACGTCGAGCACGGGCTCCGTCTGGCCCGGACCGGCGGCGTCGTCCTCGTCGCCCACGCCCTCTGGAACGGTCGGGTCGCGAATCCTGCGGCGCGGGAGCCGGTCACGACGGGTTTCCGCACGCTTCTCACGGAGGTGTCGACGTCGCCCGCGGTGATCAGCTCGCTGTCGACGGCCGGAGACGGGCTCCTGCAGCTCGTCAAGCGCTGA
- a CDS encoding Sec-independent protein translocase TatB produces MFESFDKLFVVAIIAVLLLGPTRLPVYAQKLAQLVKTVRAMADSARGRMREEMGDDYVDVDWQKLDPRQYDPRRIIRDALLEDPAPALATPAAADAGAATAGAVTVGLASEATDAPRVPLRLAIGEAPPYDNEAT; encoded by the coding sequence GTGTTCGAATCCTTCGACAAGCTCTTCGTGGTGGCGATCATCGCCGTGCTCCTCCTGGGGCCGACGAGGCTGCCCGTCTACGCGCAGAAACTCGCCCAGCTTGTGAAGACGGTCCGCGCCATGGCGGACAGCGCCCGGGGCCGCATGCGCGAGGAGATGGGCGACGATTACGTCGACGTCGACTGGCAGAAGCTCGATCCCCGGCAGTACGACCCCCGGCGCATCATCCGAGATGCCCTCCTCGAGGATCCCGCGCCCGCGCTGGCGACCCCGGCCGCGGCCGATGCCGGTGCCGCGACAGCCGGCGCCGTGACGGTCGGCCTCGCGTCGGAGGCGACGGACGCGCCGCGCGTGCCGCTGCGGCTCGCGATCGGTGAGGCGCCCCCGTACGACAACGAGGCCACCTAG
- a CDS encoding LysR family transcriptional regulator → MDVRRLELLRELAERGSVAAVAKATHRTPSAVSQQLKILEREAGTPLTERRGRGLALTGSGRVLAQTATDVAVALERAQAVWDDFVVAPQGEVSVAIFPTAGQMLLPGLLRTVAETPGLVVHATDHDPATLQFADLTGDFDVVVAHSPDGARSWRGRGLTTVPLLREPLDIALPADHRLAGRAWLSLADLEGETWIGVPAGYPYDWVYREIERLTGTAPRIAQRFSDTRITEALVGAGLGIAVLPRFTSKGARDDMVVIPVEGIRAVRHLSVLMRPDRAERPSVRRVVDALRAEASRVAALHGAV, encoded by the coding sequence ATGGATGTTCGACGTCTGGAACTGCTCCGGGAGCTCGCCGAGCGAGGCAGCGTCGCGGCCGTGGCGAAGGCCACGCACCGCACCCCCTCCGCCGTGTCACAGCAGCTGAAGATCCTGGAGCGCGAAGCGGGGACGCCCCTCACCGAGCGCCGGGGACGCGGGCTCGCCCTCACCGGGTCGGGGCGCGTCCTCGCGCAGACCGCCACCGATGTGGCCGTGGCCCTGGAGCGCGCGCAGGCCGTCTGGGACGACTTCGTCGTCGCACCCCAGGGAGAGGTCAGCGTGGCCATCTTCCCCACGGCGGGGCAAATGCTCCTCCCCGGGCTCCTCAGGACCGTGGCCGAGACCCCGGGCCTCGTCGTGCACGCGACGGACCATGATCCTGCGACCCTGCAGTTCGCCGATCTTACGGGCGACTTCGACGTCGTCGTGGCCCACTCGCCCGACGGTGCGCGCAGCTGGCGAGGGCGCGGGCTCACCACCGTGCCGCTGCTGAGGGAGCCTCTCGACATCGCGCTTCCGGCCGACCACCGACTCGCGGGTCGAGCCTGGCTCTCGCTCGCGGACCTCGAGGGCGAGACCTGGATCGGGGTGCCCGCCGGGTACCCGTACGACTGGGTCTACCGCGAGATCGAGCGGCTGACCGGCACGGCGCCGCGCATCGCGCAGCGTTTCAGCGACACCCGCATCACCGAGGCGCTCGTCGGCGCGGGCCTCGGGATCGCCGTCCTGCCGCGATTCACCTCCAAGGGGGCGCGCGACGACATGGTCGTCATTCCCGTCGAGGGGATCCGGGCCGTCAGACACCTCTCGGTGCTGATGCGGCCGGATCGTGCGGAGCGGCCGTCGGTCCGCCGCGTCGTCGACGCGCTCCGCGCCGAGGCGTCTCGCGTCGCCGCACTCCACGGAGCCGTCTGA
- a CDS encoding Mrp/NBP35 family ATP-binding protein, with protein MADDVAALVRDALNRVIDPEIRKPVTELDMVGDVRVDASGHATVGVKLTIVGCPAADTIERDVRKAAAGVAGVTGVTVDVTVMTREERSALTEKLRGGRAARTMPFDGDSLTRVYAVTSGKGGVGKSTVTANLAVALVGRGLRVGIVDADVYGFSIPGLLGLVDAEGRAVKPTQVDDMILPPVAHGVKVISIGMFVDDTSTAVAWRGPMLHRTIQQFLTDVYFGDLDVLLLDLPPGTGDVAISVGQLLPNAEVLVVTTPQPAAADVAERSGLVARQTGQRLLGVVENMAGLPQADGSVLDLFGSGGGAEAARRLSRGQESPVELLASVPLSIGLREGGDAGIPIVVGHPDDPAAVAIEALAGKLAVRRRGLAGRKLGLSVG; from the coding sequence GTGGCTGACGACGTCGCCGCACTCGTCCGCGACGCTCTGAACCGCGTCATCGACCCCGAGATCCGGAAACCCGTCACCGAGCTCGACATGGTCGGCGACGTCCGCGTCGACGCCTCCGGCCACGCCACCGTCGGTGTCAAGCTCACGATCGTCGGCTGCCCCGCCGCCGACACCATCGAGCGCGACGTGCGCAAGGCCGCCGCGGGGGTCGCAGGAGTCACCGGCGTCACCGTCGACGTCACGGTGATGACCCGCGAGGAGCGCAGCGCCCTCACCGAGAAACTGCGCGGCGGACGAGCCGCACGCACCATGCCGTTCGACGGCGACTCCCTCACGCGCGTCTACGCCGTGACGAGCGGCAAGGGCGGCGTGGGCAAGTCGACGGTGACGGCGAACCTCGCCGTGGCTCTCGTCGGTCGGGGGTTGCGCGTCGGCATCGTCGACGCCGACGTCTACGGGTTCTCCATCCCGGGGCTCCTGGGGCTCGTGGACGCGGAGGGCCGGGCCGTGAAACCGACGCAGGTGGACGACATGATCCTGCCGCCCGTCGCCCACGGCGTGAAGGTCATCTCCATCGGGATGTTCGTCGACGACACCTCGACGGCCGTCGCCTGGCGTGGCCCGATGCTCCACCGGACCATCCAGCAATTCCTCACCGACGTCTACTTCGGCGACCTCGACGTGCTCCTGCTCGACCTCCCGCCCGGCACGGGCGACGTCGCGATCTCGGTCGGCCAGCTCCTGCCGAACGCCGAGGTCCTCGTCGTGACCACGCCCCAGCCGGCCGCGGCCGATGTCGCCGAGCGCTCCGGCCTCGTCGCGCGGCAGACGGGACAGCGCCTCCTGGGCGTCGTCGAGAACATGGCGGGTCTTCCCCAGGCCGACGGGTCGGTGCTCGACCTCTTCGGTTCCGGCGGCGGCGCCGAGGCGGCGCGCCGGCTCTCACGCGGGCAGGAGTCGCCAGTCGAGTTGCTCGCGAGCGTCCCGCTGAGCATCGGCCTCCGAGAGGGCGGCGACGCAGGAATCCCGATCGTGGTCGGACACCCGGACGACCCGGCGGCCGTGGCGATCGAGGCCCTGGCGGGCAAGCTCGCCGTGAGGCGCCGCGGGTTGGCCGGCCGGAAGCTCGGGCTCAGCGTCGGCTGA
- a CDS encoding DUF1003 domain-containing protein: MARDSRNDVRLDSPKGLRVRVLPGRTGPSRDSFGRATEAIARGMGTPYFLIALTLFCVVWITYNTVAPVAVRFDSQANGYTVLTLVLSLQASYAAPLILLAQNRQDDRDRVQFEQDRQRAERNLADTEYLAREVVALRLAIKDMASKDFIRDELRSLLEDLDRRDPSGPTSRDGAISRGSTRG; this comes from the coding sequence ATGGCACGCGATAGCCGCAACGACGTCCGTCTCGACTCCCCCAAGGGCCTCCGCGTCCGCGTCCTCCCCGGGCGGACCGGGCCGAGTCGCGACAGCTTCGGTCGCGCGACCGAGGCGATCGCCCGCGGGATGGGGACGCCGTACTTCCTCATCGCCCTCACCCTCTTCTGCGTCGTCTGGATCACCTACAACACGGTCGCGCCCGTGGCCGTCCGGTTCGACTCTCAGGCGAACGGCTACACGGTCCTGACCCTGGTGCTGTCCCTGCAGGCCTCGTACGCCGCGCCCCTCATCCTGCTGGCCCAGAACCGCCAGGACGACCGCGACCGCGTCCAGTTCGAGCAGGACCGCCAGCGGGCCGAGCGGAACCTCGCGGACACCGAGTACCTCGCTCGCGAGGTGGTGGCGCTGCGACTCGCCATCAAGGACATGGCCTCGAAGGACTTCATCCGCGACGAGCTCCGCTCGCTCCTCGAGGACCTCGATCGGCGCGACCCCTCGGGCCCGACCTCGCGCGACGGGGCGATCTCCCGGGGGTCGACGCGTGGCTGA
- a CDS encoding magnesium transporter MgtE N-terminal domain-containing protein — MSATRVFVARLAGCSVFDPAGDRVGKVRDVLVVYRRDESPRVVGFVVEVPGKRRVFVSIGRVTSIGSGQIITTGTVTLRRFEQRGGEVRVIAELLGRKVTLRHDASRGTIEDVAIEETDGGEWVVGQVFLRKPRTSPSPFGKGATIFAAWSDVDEDAARAGEAQSAEHVIAAYADLLPADLANTLLDLSAERRYEVAEELSDDRLADVLEEMPEDEQVSILNRLQDDRAADVLDQMQPDDAADLIAQLSEERGEALLGLMEPEEAEDVRMLLSYDADTAGGLMTTEPVIVSGDATVAEGLAMIRRHEIAPALGAAVCVVLPPYEPPTGRFLGMVHFQRMLRYPPNERLGTLLDQQLEPVNVGASALEVTRVMATYNLVSVPVVDDNHRLVGVVTIDDVLDHVLPEDWRSQDPEQPLGRTRTRIRRAPATSTGRRTTNGTR, encoded by the coding sequence GTGAGCGCCACGAGAGTCTTCGTCGCCCGTCTTGCCGGGTGCTCCGTTTTCGACCCCGCGGGCGATCGGGTCGGCAAAGTGCGCGACGTCCTGGTGGTCTACCGCCGCGACGAGTCGCCCCGCGTGGTGGGCTTCGTCGTCGAGGTTCCGGGCAAGCGCCGCGTCTTCGTGAGCATCGGCCGCGTCACGAGCATCGGATCCGGGCAGATCATCACGACCGGCACCGTCACGCTCCGCCGCTTCGAGCAGCGCGGAGGCGAGGTGCGCGTGATCGCCGAGCTCCTCGGGCGGAAGGTCACCCTCCGACACGACGCGTCTCGCGGCACGATCGAGGACGTCGCCATCGAGGAGACCGACGGCGGCGAATGGGTCGTCGGCCAGGTCTTCCTCCGCAAGCCCCGCACCAGCCCCTCCCCCTTCGGCAAGGGCGCCACCATCTTCGCCGCCTGGAGCGACGTCGACGAGGACGCCGCTCGCGCGGGCGAGGCCCAGAGCGCCGAGCACGTCATCGCGGCCTACGCCGACCTCCTGCCCGCCGACCTGGCGAACACGCTCCTCGATCTCTCCGCCGAGCGCCGCTACGAGGTGGCCGAGGAGTTGAGCGACGACCGCCTCGCCGACGTCCTCGAGGAGATGCCCGAAGACGAGCAGGTCTCCATCCTGAACCGCCTTCAGGACGACCGCGCGGCGGACGTCCTCGACCAGATGCAGCCCGACGACGCGGCCGACCTGATCGCCCAGCTCTCGGAGGAGCGCGGAGAGGCGCTCCTGGGCCTCATGGAGCCCGAAGAGGCCGAAGACGTCCGCATGCTCCTCAGCTACGACGCCGACACGGCCGGCGGTCTGATGACCACCGAGCCCGTCATCGTGTCGGGCGACGCGACGGTCGCGGAGGGACTCGCCATGATCCGGCGACACGAGATCGCCCCCGCCCTCGGCGCCGCGGTCTGCGTCGTGCTCCCGCCCTACGAGCCCCCGACCGGCCGGTTCCTCGGCATGGTCCACTTCCAGCGGATGCTCCGGTACCCGCCCAACGAGCGGCTGGGCACCCTGCTCGACCAGCAGCTCGAACCGGTCAACGTCGGTGCCTCGGCGCTCGAGGTCACGCGCGTCATGGCGACGTACAACCTCGTGTCCGTGCCGGTCGTCGACGACAACCATCGACTGGTCGGGGTGGTGACCATCGACGACGTCCTCGACCACGTGCTGCCCGAAGACTGGCGAAGCCAGGATCCCGAGCAACCCCTGGGCCGAACCCGCACCCGCATCAGAAGAGCCCCCGCGACCAGCACCGGAAGGAGGACGACCAATGGCACGCGATAG
- a CDS encoding aminopeptidase P family protein, protein MADSQAPRATSNRSTTPGSDVFKDYISTQWAERPDEAVTPREQSAFALERRSRLSALHPGKRLVVPAGQTKVRSNDTDYPFRAHAAFSHLTGWGSDTVPGSVLVLEPTADGHEATLYFRASAGRDSDEFYANPEIGEFWIGPRPSLVQVGADLGLETRDLADFEAMVGVADADTLLVRDADPDLTRRVDALVDERPGSETLDTVADRAAASDTLTRDLSELRLVKDPFEIAEMRLAVAATQRGFDDVIADLPEVLAHPRGERLVEGTFNRRARADGNAVGYDTIAASGEHACILHWTRNDGTVSPGDLILIDAGIELDSLYTADITRTLPVSGRFSDVQRLVYDAVLEAADAAFAIVKPGIRFREIHATAMAVIAEKTAEWGFLPVSAAESIQPERQYHRRYMVHGTSHHLGLDVHDCAAARRDLYLDGVVEPGMVFTIEPGLYFQPDDLTVPEEFRGIGVRIEDDILVTADGAENLSIAIPRTAADVEDWVAGRR, encoded by the coding sequence ATGGCTGATTCGCAGGCTCCCCGCGCCACCTCCAACCGTTCCACGACGCCGGGTTCCGACGTCTTCAAGGACTACATCTCCACGCAGTGGGCCGAGCGCCCCGACGAGGCGGTGACGCCGCGGGAGCAGTCCGCCTTCGCGCTGGAACGGCGTTCGCGTCTCTCCGCCCTCCACCCGGGCAAGCGCCTCGTCGTCCCCGCCGGGCAGACGAAGGTCCGATCGAACGACACCGACTACCCGTTCCGCGCGCACGCGGCGTTCTCGCACCTGACCGGATGGGGCTCCGACACGGTGCCCGGATCGGTGCTGGTCCTCGAGCCCACGGCCGACGGCCACGAGGCCACCCTGTACTTCCGTGCCAGCGCCGGCCGCGACTCCGACGAGTTCTACGCGAACCCGGAGATCGGGGAGTTCTGGATCGGACCGCGCCCATCGCTCGTCCAGGTCGGCGCCGACCTCGGCCTCGAGACGCGCGACCTGGCCGACTTCGAGGCGATGGTGGGCGTCGCCGACGCCGACACGCTCCTCGTGCGCGACGCCGACCCCGACCTCACCCGGCGCGTCGACGCCCTCGTCGACGAGCGCCCCGGATCGGAGACCCTCGACACCGTGGCCGACCGCGCCGCCGCCAGCGACACCCTGACCCGCGACCTCAGCGAGCTGCGCCTGGTCAAGGACCCGTTCGAGATCGCCGAGATGCGTCTCGCCGTGGCGGCCACGCAGCGGGGCTTCGACGACGTGATCGCGGACCTCCCCGAGGTCCTCGCGCATCCGCGCGGCGAGCGGCTCGTGGAGGGCACGTTCAACCGACGCGCTCGGGCGGACGGCAACGCGGTCGGGTACGACACCATCGCGGCGTCGGGCGAGCACGCGTGCATCCTGCACTGGACGAGGAACGACGGCACCGTCTCCCCCGGCGACCTCATCCTGATCGACGCCGGCATCGAGCTCGACAGCCTCTACACCGCCGACATCACCCGCACCCTGCCCGTCTCCGGTCGCTTCAGCGACGTGCAGCGACTCGTCTACGACGCCGTGCTGGAAGCGGCCGACGCGGCCTTCGCGATCGTCAAGCCGGGCATCCGCTTCCGCGAGATCCACGCGACGGCCATGGCGGTCATCGCCGAGAAGACGGCCGAGTGGGGTTTCCTGCCCGTCTCGGCCGCGGAGTCGATCCAGCCGGAGCGCCAGTACCACCGCCGCTACATGGTCCACGGCACCAGCCACCACCTCGGTCTCGACGTGCACGACTGCGCGGCCGCCCGGCGCGACCTCTATCTCGACGGCGTCGTCGAGCCCGGCATGGTCTTCACGATCGAGCCCGGCCTCTACTTCCAGCCGGACGACCTCACCGTGCCCGAGGAGTTCCGCGGCATCGGCGTGCGCATCGAGGACGACATCCTCGTGACCGCCGACGGTGCCGAGAACCTCTCGATCGCGATCCCCCGCACGGCAGCGGACGTCGAGGACTGGGTGGCCGGTCGGCGCTGA
- a CDS encoding endonuclease/exonuclease/phosphatase family protein → MLRRLVSFLLLLAIAAALFVAVYPQGLGFQREYVVAQAVAFRGALAAVAVVLTIVFLFAGIVIRPLRRFLAAVAVLLVVFAAVTGGVVVERGLGGTKFRAKDAGDVTVLAWNTKGGAPGAAAIAELAASTHADIVSLPETRKATADQVAALLKKSGITMTVLTLAYDQLSPADSTSLLVSSKLGRYGMESGAETTKILPTVVARPEDGTGPVIVAVHPVAPVKAYMAEWRSDLSYLAKLCSGENMIMAGDFNSTLDHQAGLGSKSDALGKCRDAAKAAGSAGVGTWPTNVPTLVGTPIDHVMATVDWRVSGMRVITSEDGAGSDHRPVVAQLTPTS, encoded by the coding sequence GTGCTTCGCCGACTCGTCTCCTTCCTCCTGCTGCTCGCCATCGCGGCGGCGCTCTTCGTCGCGGTCTACCCCCAGGGCCTCGGGTTCCAGCGCGAGTACGTCGTGGCGCAGGCGGTCGCCTTCCGGGGTGCTCTGGCGGCCGTGGCCGTCGTCCTGACGATCGTGTTCCTCTTCGCCGGCATCGTCATCCGACCGCTCAGGCGCTTCCTCGCGGCCGTCGCCGTCCTCCTCGTGGTGTTCGCAGCCGTCACGGGCGGGGTGGTCGTCGAGCGCGGGCTCGGCGGCACGAAGTTCCGCGCTAAAGACGCCGGCGACGTCACCGTCCTCGCCTGGAACACCAAGGGCGGGGCCCCCGGAGCCGCGGCCATCGCCGAGCTGGCCGCGTCGACGCACGCCGACATCGTCAGCCTGCCGGAGACCCGCAAGGCGACGGCCGACCAGGTCGCCGCGCTCTTGAAGAAGTCCGGGATCACGATGACCGTGCTGACGCTGGCGTACGACCAGCTCTCCCCCGCCGACTCGACGTCGCTGCTCGTCTCGTCGAAGCTGGGCCGCTACGGGATGGAGAGCGGAGCCGAGACGACGAAGATCCTGCCCACCGTCGTCGCCCGCCCCGAGGACGGCACCGGACCCGTCATCGTCGCCGTCCACCCGGTCGCGCCCGTCAAGGCCTACATGGCCGAGTGGCGCTCCGACCTCTCCTACCTGGCGAAGCTCTGCTCGGGCGAGAACATGATCATGGCCGGCGACTTCAATTCGACTCTCGACCACCAGGCCGGACTCGGCTCGAAGAGCGACGCCCTCGGCAAGTGCCGCGACGCGGCGAAGGCGGCCGGTAGCGCGGGGGTCGGGACCTGGCCGACGAACGTCCCGACGCTCGTCGGGACCCCGATCGATCACGTGATGGCGACCGTCGACTGGCGGGTCAGCGGGATGCGCGTGATCACGTCGGAGGACGGCGCGGGGAGCGATCACCGCCCCGTCGTCGCGCAGCTGACCCCGACGTCGTAG
- a CDS encoding PHP domain-containing protein, giving the protein MTSGPIDLHTHSSVSDGTETPGDLVASAVRAGLGVVALTDHDSTTGWQEAAAAVRGTGLTFVPGMELSTRIGPMSVHMLAYLFDPTSPSLVRETERLRSDRLHRAERMVSRIARDYDITWDDVLAQATVGATLGRPHIADALVARGYARDRSAAFAGILHWRSGYYEPHEAPSPLTGVQLIREAGGVPVLAHPATRGREPSIPQTHLLELIEAGLGGVEVHHRDNTDPGSARLAEIARRHDLIMTGSSDYHGAGKPNRLAENSTAPDQLQRIVDQATGSVIVVG; this is encoded by the coding sequence ATGACCTCCGGCCCCATCGACCTGCACACGCACAGCAGCGTGTCGGACGGGACCGAGACTCCCGGCGACCTGGTCGCCTCCGCCGTCCGCGCGGGGCTCGGCGTCGTCGCCCTGACCGACCACGACAGCACGACGGGCTGGCAGGAGGCGGCGGCCGCGGTCCGGGGGACGGGCTTGACGTTCGTCCCCGGGATGGAGCTCTCGACCCGGATCGGGCCGATGAGCGTCCACATGCTGGCCTACCTCTTCGATCCGACCTCGCCCTCGCTCGTCCGCGAGACGGAGCGGCTCCGGAGCGACCGGCTCCACCGTGCGGAGCGGATGGTGTCCCGGATCGCCCGCGACTACGACATCACGTGGGACGACGTCCTCGCCCAGGCGACGGTCGGGGCCACGCTCGGCCGCCCGCACATCGCCGACGCCCTCGTCGCCCGGGGGTACGCCCGAGACAGGAGCGCGGCCTTCGCGGGCATCCTGCACTGGCGGAGCGGCTACTACGAACCGCACGAGGCGCCCAGCCCCCTGACGGGCGTGCAGCTCATCCGCGAGGCCGGGGGAGTGCCGGTCCTCGCGCATCCGGCGACCCGCGGTCGGGAGCCGAGCATTCCGCAGACGCACCTGCTCGAGCTGATCGAGGCGGGGCTCGGAGGCGTCGAGGTCCACCACCGCGACAACACGGACCCCGGCAGCGCCCGCCTCGCGGAGATCGCCCGGCGCCACGACCTCATCATGACCGGATCGAGCGACTACCACGGTGCGGGCAAGCCCAACCGGCTCGCGGAGAACTCGACCGCGCCCGACCAGCTCCAGCGGATCGTCGACCAGGCGACCGGGTCCGTGATCGTCGTCGGCTGA